A single region of the Cottoperca gobio unplaced genomic scaffold, fCotGob3.1 fCotGob3_290arrow_ctg1, whole genome shotgun sequence genome encodes:
- the LOC115005271 gene encoding hyaluronidase-5-like: MKRLNLLDAKHFFCLSITMLALLRSGRALPRTDPPFRPGHPFLFLWNAPTELCDTRFGMPLDLSHFHLVSSTLKTATNQSISIFYTDRFGIFPYVDEDTGEMYDEGLPQLIDLQEHHELAEDDIEYYIPADQPGLAVLDFEEWRPQWVRNWGSKDIYRQISIETVQKKNASLSDDEAEDRAKVMFERGAKRYFLRSLRIGKRLKPNRLWGYYLYPDCYNYDYNKDMAGFTGECPAIEQDRNDQLLWLWKESTALFPSIYLELVLRDSQQARQFVRHRIREAMRVSTLPNSSYSVPVYAYIRPVYKDSTDDYMSELDLVNTIGEAAALGAAGVVSWGDMNVTDTEDSCLDARRHLEQVMNPYILNVTTATRLCSEALCQGRGRCVRKRWDDDVFLHLDPRRYRIERRRRVGPWTASGDLSQDDVSMFDRSFDCMCYSETSCRSVLTLNVLHQAVITARNPADRPRPLLLGVTLLSLQYISS; encoded by the exons ATGAAGCGACTCAACCTGCTCGATGCCAAACATTTCTTCTGCCTCTCCATCACCATGTTGGCCCTGCTGCGCTCTGGCCGAGCCTTACCGCGGACGGACCCTCCGTTCCGTCCCGGCCACCCTTTCCTGTTCCTGTGGAACGCCCCGACCGAGCTCTGCGACACCCGCTTCGGCATGCCGCTCGACCTCTCCCACTTCCACTTAGTCAGCAGCACGCTGAAGACGGCAACCAACCAAAGCATCTCCATATTCTACACCGACCGCTTCGGCATCTTCCCCTACGTGGACGAAGACACCGGCGAGATGTACGACGAGGGTCTTCCGCAGCTGATAGACCTGCAGGAGCACCACGAGCTCGCCGAGGACGATATCGAGTACTACATCCCCGCCGACCAGCCGGGCCTCGCCGTGCTCGACTTTGAGGAGTGGAGGCCACAGTGGGTCAGAAACTGGGGCAGCAAAGATATCTACCGGCAGATTTCCATCGAAACGGTCCAGAAGAAAAACGCGTCGCTGTCCGATGACGAGGCGGAGGACCGGGCAAAGGTCATGTTCGAACGCGGAGCGAAGAGGTACTTCCTCCGATCGCTGCGCATCGGGAAGCGACTGAAGCCCAACAGGCTCTGGGGCTACTACCTGTACCCCGACTGCTACAACTACGACTACAACAAGGACATGGCGGGCTTCACCGGGGAGTGTCCCGCCATCGAGCAGGACAGGAACGACCAACTGCTGTGGCTCTGGAAAGAGTCCACGGCGCTCTTTCCATCCATCTACCTGGAGCTGGTGCTCAGAGACTCCCAGCAGGCCCGGCAGTTTGTACGGCATCGCATCCGGGAGGCCATGAGGGTGTCGACGCTCCCCAACAGCTCCTACTCCGTCCCCGTCTACGCCTACATCCGGCCCGTGTACAAGGACAGCACCGACGACTACATGTCCGAG TTGGATCTGGTGAACACCATCGGAGAAGCCGCAGCTCTCGGCGCCGCCGGCGTCGTTTCCTGGGGAGACATGAACGTCACGGACACGGAG GACTCCTGCCTCGATGCTCGACGCCACCTGGAGCAGGTCATGAACCCGTACATCCTGAACGTCACCACGGCCACGCGGCTCTGCAGCGAGGCGCTGTGCCAGGGCCGAGGTCGCTGCGTGAGGAAGCGCTGGGACGACGACGTCTTCCTGCACCTGGACCCGCGGCGCTACCGCATCGAGCGGCGCCGCCGCGTCGGCCCGTGGACCGCGAGCGGCGACCTCTCGCAGGATGACGTCAGCATGTTCGATCGCAGCTTCGACTGCATGTGTTACAGCGAGACGTCGTGTCGGTCGGTGCTGACGCTCAACGTCCTCCATCAGGCCGTCATCACCGCGAGGAACCCCGCCGACAGGCCCCGCCCCCTCCTGCTGGGGGTGACCCTGCTCAGTCTGCAGTATATAAGTTCATAA